From a region of the Tateyamaria omphalii genome:
- a CDS encoding thioredoxin family protein: MPKSRKRVKAVTTSSDTLPAVSRRVLLSGGAVASAVVLGGGFWGVSSFRTYAAEHDLTRVGQGDPAIVQIHDPQCPTCTALQKQTRRALRDFDDCGMAYLVADINTPEGAAFARRFNAPNVTLLLFDGQGELQRRVQGVQQAAQLAEVFSAHKAAV, encoded by the coding sequence ATGCCCAAATCCAGGAAGCGCGTGAAAGCGGTGACAACGTCATCGGACACGTTGCCAGCCGTCTCGCGCCGGGTGCTGCTAAGCGGCGGGGCGGTTGCGTCAGCCGTGGTGCTGGGCGGTGGGTTCTGGGGTGTGAGTTCGTTCCGGACCTATGCGGCGGAGCATGACCTGACCCGCGTCGGCCAGGGCGATCCGGCCATTGTGCAGATTCACGATCCGCAATGTCCGACCTGCACCGCCCTTCAGAAACAGACGCGGCGCGCGCTGCGCGATTTTGACGATTGCGGGATGGCCTATCTGGTGGCGGATATCAACACGCCAGAGGGCGCGGCCTTTGCCCGCCGGTTCAATGCGCCGAATGTGACCCTGCTGCTGTTTGACGGGCAGGGGGAGTTGCAGCGCCGGGTGCAAGGGGTGCAGCAAGCGGCGCAGTTGGCCGAAGTGTTTTCGGCGCACAAAGCGGCGGTCTGA
- a CDS encoding alkaline phosphatase family protein, with protein MTNKLLLIILDGVPLRNFRRLFGNLEGWVDSGDAQTWTHRSVIPSISASCYASIHTGVTPAQHGCTGNGNVFRLTQPDVFGQVRKAGGTTGAVAHSFWSELFNRHPFDCVRDIEYDETESDTINHGRFHTMTGYGLINQMTPSDVDLFGTLTNLCARFDLTYGMLHTCTLDSMGHRFFHDCQEMDHACFVMDEMLAPFIPRWRDMGYEVIVTADHGQDDRGHHGGRGALQQDTALYYFGDATGPDAGTVIDQLQLAPTILNRLGADIPDTMRGAPFLS; from the coding sequence ATGACAAACAAACTCCTGCTCATCATCCTCGACGGCGTGCCGTTGCGCAATTTCCGCCGCCTCTTTGGCAACCTCGAAGGCTGGGTGGACAGCGGCGACGCGCAAACATGGACGCACCGCAGCGTGATCCCGTCGATCTCCGCCTCCTGCTACGCCTCGATCCACACCGGAGTCACACCGGCGCAACATGGCTGCACCGGCAATGGCAACGTCTTTCGGCTGACACAGCCGGACGTCTTCGGACAGGTCCGCAAGGCGGGCGGAACCACAGGCGCCGTGGCGCATTCCTTCTGGTCCGAATTGTTCAACCGGCACCCTTTCGATTGTGTCCGAGACATCGAATATGACGAAACCGAAAGCGACACGATCAACCACGGGCGCTTTCATACGATGACGGGATACGGGCTGATCAACCAGATGACGCCCTCGGACGTGGACCTCTTCGGCACGCTCACCAACCTCTGCGCGCGCTTCGACCTGACCTACGGGATGCTGCACACCTGCACGCTCGACAGCATGGGGCACCGCTTTTTCCACGACTGCCAGGAGATGGATCACGCCTGTTTCGTCATGGACGAGATGCTCGCCCCTTTCATCCCCCGCTGGCGCGACATGGGGTACGAGGTGATCGTGACTGCCGATCACGGTCAGGACGACCGCGGCCATCACGGCGGGCGCGGCGCACTGCAACAGGACACCGCGCTCTACTATTTTGGCGATGCCACGGGACCTGATGCGGGCACAGTGATTGACCAGCTGCAACTGGCCCCGACCATACTAAACCGTCTGGGCGCTGACATCCCCGACACGATGCGGGGCGCTCCGTTCCTGTCCTGA